One Streptomyces sp. NBC_01237 genomic region harbors:
- a CDS encoding TetR family transcriptional regulator, with amino-acid sequence MREVLAQAAFQLFLERGFEQTTVDDIVARAGVGRRSFFRYFPSKEDAVFPDHESCLAEVTAFLATVDDSDPVAAVCDAARIVLRMYSVNPQFSVQRYRLTREVPGLRTYELSVVRRYEQALAGHLRGRFGETGDEALRAEVIAASVVAAHNNGLRLWLRSGGAGDPEAAVDHALGMVRDVWGSGVERPVPARAVASGGNEVIVMVAPKGTPMWRVVQQIESVVGQGSAEK; translated from the coding sequence ATGCGGGAGGTGCTCGCCCAGGCGGCCTTTCAGCTCTTTCTGGAGCGCGGTTTCGAGCAGACCACGGTGGACGACATCGTGGCGCGGGCCGGGGTCGGGCGCCGGTCGTTCTTCCGCTATTTCCCCTCCAAGGAGGACGCGGTCTTCCCCGACCACGAAAGCTGTCTCGCCGAGGTGACCGCCTTTCTGGCCACCGTCGACGACAGTGACCCGGTGGCTGCCGTGTGCGACGCCGCCCGGATCGTGCTGCGCATGTATTCCGTCAACCCCCAGTTCTCCGTGCAGCGTTACCGGCTCACCCGTGAGGTACCCGGTCTGCGTACGTACGAACTCTCCGTGGTGCGGCGCTACGAGCAGGCGCTGGCCGGCCATCTGCGGGGCCGGTTCGGTGAGACGGGGGACGAGGCGCTGCGCGCCGAGGTGATCGCCGCTTCGGTGGTCGCCGCGCACAACAACGGGCTGCGGCTGTGGCTGCGTTCGGGTGGTGCGGGTGATCCCGAGGCTGCCGTGGACCACGCCCTGGGCATGGTGCGGGATGTGTGGGGGAGTGGTGTCGAGCGTCCCGTGCCGGCCCGGGCGGTGGCGTCCGGCGGCAACGAGGTCATCGTCATGGTCGCCCCCAAGGGCACCCCGATGTGGCGCGTCGTGCAGCAGATCGAGTCGGTCGTGGGCCAGGGTTCGGCCGAAAAGTAG
- a CDS encoding ABC transporter ATP-binding protein, with protein sequence MERHFGASGGGTVRAVDGVSITIGRGEVVGLVGESGSGKSTVGRCAVRLDEPTAGTVHINGTDITHLSRRALRPLRKDFHLVFQDPSSSLDPRMTIGQIIAEPIRLHRRARGAAVRERVEQLLGQVGLRPEHADRHPHELSGGQRQRISIARALSCDPDLLVADEPTSALDVSVQASVLNLLADLQRDRGFGCLFITHDLAAVEFLADRIAVMYLGQIVEQAPTAELFAAPKHPYTQALLSAAPVPDPVLQRSRERIVLHGELPSPLDPPPGCRFHTRCPLATDRCCTEIPVLREIPGGRQVSCHLVTDDGTAPDATAPGATA encoded by the coding sequence ATGGAACGGCACTTCGGGGCCTCCGGCGGCGGCACCGTCCGGGCCGTCGACGGAGTCTCGATCACCATCGGACGCGGCGAGGTCGTCGGCCTCGTCGGCGAGTCCGGCAGCGGCAAGTCGACCGTCGGCCGCTGCGCCGTACGCCTGGACGAACCCACCGCCGGAACCGTCCACATCAACGGCACGGACATCACCCACCTCTCCCGCCGCGCCCTGCGGCCCCTGCGCAAGGACTTCCACCTGGTCTTCCAGGACCCCTCGTCCTCGCTCGACCCGCGCATGACCATCGGCCAGATCATCGCCGAACCCATCAGGCTGCACCGCAGGGCACGGGGCGCGGCCGTACGGGAACGGGTCGAGCAACTGCTCGGCCAGGTCGGGCTGCGCCCCGAGCACGCCGACCGGCACCCCCACGAGCTGTCCGGCGGGCAGCGCCAGCGCATCTCGATCGCCCGAGCGCTCTCCTGCGACCCCGATCTGCTCGTCGCCGACGAACCGACCTCGGCGCTCGACGTGTCCGTCCAGGCATCCGTGCTCAACCTCCTCGCCGACCTTCAGCGCGACCGGGGCTTCGGCTGCCTGTTCATCACCCACGACCTGGCCGCCGTCGAATTCCTCGCCGACCGGATCGCCGTGATGTACCTCGGGCAGATCGTCGAACAGGCCCCGACCGCCGAGCTCTTCGCCGCCCCCAAGCACCCGTACACGCAGGCCCTGCTCTCCGCCGCCCCCGTCCCCGACCCGGTTCTCCAGCGCTCCCGCGAACGCATCGTGCTGCACGGCGAATTGCCCAGCCCGCTCGACCCGCCGCCCGGCTGCCGCTTCCACACCCGCTGCCCGCTCGCCACCGACCGGTGCTGCACCGAGATCCCCGTACTGCGTGAGATCCCCGGCGGACGGCAGGTCTCCTGCCACCTCGTGACCGACGACGGCACCGCACCCGACGCCACCGCACCGGGCGCCACCGCCTGA
- a CDS encoding ABC transporter substrate-binding protein, producing the protein MAVALVSLTSGCASLQSSATEVGGVRKTDDRSVRDGGTLTVALNSDPDKLDPTLAQTLVGRTVFAGMCEKLYDIDADGTVVPQLAAALPDVSADGRTVTLRVRPGLTFSDGTRLDAKAVVTSLLRHRDLPGSARGTELAPVRTALATGPLTVRMVLDHPYVPLTGVLADRAGMVMSPTALKKYGKDFTNHPSCVGPFRFVERVGGDRIVLKKDPHYYDAGKVHLDGVVYKPIPDGNVRLANLRSGDLQIGDQMGPVDVRSALTEPKLQLFNSPSLGYQGIGLNVGNVNGLGQKPGKLDTPLARDVRVREAFELAIDRDLINRVVFQGMYEPACGPISPQSAIAPGIEPEDCPRRDVAKARKLLKDAGVKTPVRIELKTSTTPEQGRVGQVLQAMVKEAGFELTLRPTEYATMLAETDAGDYDVFTSGWSGRLDPDGNVSNFLKTAGAMNAYGLGDPEIDRLIAQGRTVADPARRTGIYNELTRRVQDAHAMIYLYRQKNYVVATKDVAGIRVYGDGLVRVKTAGYTR; encoded by the coding sequence GTGGCAGTTGCGTTGGTGTCCCTCACCTCGGGCTGCGCGTCGTTGCAGTCCTCGGCGACCGAGGTCGGCGGTGTACGGAAGACCGATGACCGGTCCGTACGCGACGGCGGGACACTCACCGTGGCTCTCAACTCCGACCCGGACAAACTGGACCCCACCCTTGCCCAGACCCTCGTGGGCCGCACGGTCTTCGCCGGTATGTGCGAGAAGCTCTACGACATCGACGCGGACGGCACCGTGGTGCCGCAGCTCGCCGCCGCGCTGCCCGATGTCTCGGCCGACGGCCGCACCGTCACCCTGCGGGTGCGCCCCGGCCTGACGTTCAGCGACGGAACCCGGCTCGACGCGAAGGCGGTCGTCACCTCGCTGCTGCGCCACCGCGACCTCCCCGGATCGGCGCGCGGTACCGAGCTGGCCCCGGTCCGCACGGCGCTGGCCACCGGACCGCTCACCGTCCGCATGGTCCTCGACCACCCCTACGTACCCCTCACCGGTGTGCTCGCCGACCGGGCCGGGATGGTGATGTCACCGACCGCGCTCAAGAAGTACGGGAAGGACTTCACCAACCACCCCTCCTGCGTCGGCCCCTTCCGCTTCGTCGAGCGCGTCGGCGGCGACCGGATCGTGCTCAAGAAGGACCCGCACTACTACGACGCCGGCAAGGTCCACCTGGACGGCGTCGTCTACAAACCCATCCCCGACGGCAATGTCCGCCTCGCCAACCTGCGCTCCGGCGACCTCCAGATCGGCGACCAGATGGGGCCCGTCGACGTACGGAGCGCGCTGACCGAGCCGAAGCTCCAGCTGTTCAACTCACCCTCCCTCGGCTACCAGGGCATCGGCCTCAACGTCGGCAATGTGAACGGCCTCGGACAGAAGCCCGGGAAACTCGACACCCCGCTCGCCAGGGACGTCCGCGTCAGGGAAGCCTTCGAGCTCGCCATCGACCGCGACCTGATCAACAGGGTCGTCTTCCAGGGCATGTACGAACCGGCCTGCGGCCCGATCTCCCCGCAGTCCGCCATCGCCCCCGGCATCGAACCGGAGGACTGCCCCCGGCGCGATGTCGCCAAGGCCAGGAAGCTGCTGAAGGACGCCGGGGTGAAGACCCCGGTCAGGATCGAGCTGAAGACCTCCACCACCCCCGAACAGGGACGCGTCGGCCAGGTCCTCCAGGCCATGGTCAAGGAGGCGGGCTTCGAGCTGACGCTGCGGCCCACCGAGTACGCCACCATGCTCGCGGAGACCGACGCCGGTGACTACGACGTCTTCACCAGCGGCTGGTCCGGCCGGCTCGACCCGGACGGCAACGTCTCCAACTTCCTCAAGACCGCGGGCGCCATGAACGCCTACGGACTCGGTGACCCGGAGATCGACCGGCTGATCGCCCAGGGGCGCACCGTCGCCGACCCGGCCCGGCGCACCGGGATCTACAACGAACTCACCCGTCGCGTCCAGGACGCCCACGCGATGATCTACCTCTACCGGCAGAAGAACTACGTCGTCGCCACCAAGGACGTCGCGGGCATCCGCGTCTACGGCGACGGACTGGTCCGGGTCAAGACTGCGGGGTACACCCGATGA
- a CDS encoding ABC transporter permease yields the protein MRRNRLALTGAVIAAVFILAALFAPLIAPYDPAQPDFGNVLAEPSWAHWLGTDDLGRDQLSRIVHGARASMQVGLVAVVLAFVVGVPLGLLGGYYGRFADSAVSRLTDTMLAFPFLVLAVGLAAILGPSLTNATIAIGISQIPAVIRITRAETLRLKHVDYVGAAIVNGGGDATVLFRHILPNATSALIVQATVGIPAAIIGEALLSFLGLGVQPPDPSLGVMLSGAQSFLAPAPWLAVFPGLAIVAATLAFNLLGDGLRDVLDPRGGTR from the coding sequence CTGCGGCGCAACCGGCTCGCCCTCACCGGCGCGGTCATCGCCGCCGTCTTCATCCTCGCCGCCCTGTTCGCCCCGCTCATCGCCCCGTACGACCCGGCGCAGCCCGACTTCGGGAACGTACTCGCCGAACCCAGCTGGGCGCACTGGCTGGGCACCGACGACCTCGGCCGCGACCAGCTCTCCCGCATCGTCCACGGCGCCCGCGCCTCCATGCAGGTCGGCCTGGTCGCCGTGGTGCTGGCCTTCGTCGTCGGCGTACCGCTGGGACTGCTCGGCGGCTACTACGGCCGGTTCGCGGACAGTGCGGTGTCACGCCTCACCGACACCATGCTGGCGTTCCCGTTCCTGGTGCTCGCCGTCGGACTCGCCGCGATCCTCGGCCCGTCGCTGACCAACGCGACCATCGCCATCGGCATCTCCCAGATCCCCGCCGTCATCCGCATCACCCGGGCCGAGACCCTGCGGCTCAAGCATGTGGACTACGTGGGCGCGGCCATCGTCAACGGCGGCGGCGACGCCACCGTGCTCTTCCGGCACATCCTGCCCAACGCCACCTCCGCCCTGATCGTCCAGGCCACGGTCGGCATCCCCGCCGCGATCATCGGTGAGGCGCTGCTGAGCTTCCTCGGCCTCGGCGTCCAGCCGCCCGATCCCTCGCTCGGCGTGATGCTCTCCGGGGCCCAGTCCTTCCTGGCCCCCGCGCCCTGGCTGGCCGTCTTCCCGGGCCTGGCGATCGTCGCGGCGACCCTCGCCTTCAACCTGCTCGGCGACGGGCTGCGTGACGTCCTCGACCCCCGTGGAGGGACCCGATGA
- a CDS encoding LysR family transcriptional regulator has protein sequence MRNKESNGLAGLGRTAAVPGRPADLNLLRTFLAVHRSGSFTAAARLLGLSQPTVTTQIRSLERQLGRELFERLPRGVAASPFADELAARVDAPLDALAAVAGGGLGSTDEEFPAEPVHLAGPAEAMCVQVLPALASLVADGVRLRVVTGLTDPLLDELRAGRHDLVIATARPRGRALASVPLMDEEFVLVAAPVWAARTGGPARIAAEGPAVLHGVPLVTYAEDLPIARRYWRHVFGGRLSGRAALTVPDLRGVLSAVTAGAGFTVLPRYLCRAELASGALVALHEPADPPLNTAYLVQRPGSTANPDVARVRDHLVRAARAW, from the coding sequence ATGAGAAATAAGGAATCCAATGGGTTGGCGGGACTGGGCCGGACAGCCGCAGTACCCGGCCGTCCGGCGGACCTGAATCTCCTGCGCACCTTCCTCGCCGTCCATCGGTCCGGATCGTTCACCGCCGCCGCGCGCCTGCTCGGCCTGTCGCAGCCGACGGTCACCACACAGATCCGGTCCCTGGAGCGGCAGCTGGGCCGCGAGCTGTTCGAGCGGCTGCCGCGCGGTGTCGCCGCCTCGCCCTTCGCCGACGAACTCGCCGCCAGGGTCGACGCCCCGCTCGACGCCCTCGCCGCGGTGGCGGGCGGCGGCCTCGGCTCGACGGACGAGGAGTTCCCGGCCGAGCCCGTACATCTGGCGGGCCCGGCCGAGGCGATGTGCGTGCAGGTGCTGCCCGCGCTGGCGTCCCTGGTGGCCGACGGCGTACGGCTGCGGGTGGTCACCGGCCTCACCGACCCGCTCCTGGACGAGTTGCGCGCGGGCCGCCACGACCTGGTCATCGCCACCGCCCGGCCGCGCGGGCGGGCGCTGGCGTCGGTGCCGCTGATGGACGAGGAGTTCGTGCTGGTGGCCGCGCCCGTCTGGGCGGCACGCACGGGCGGCCCGGCGCGGATCGCCGCCGAAGGCCCCGCCGTGCTGCACGGCGTCCCGCTGGTCACGTACGCCGAGGACCTGCCCATCGCCCGCCGCTACTGGCGCCATGTCTTCGGCGGGCGTCTCAGCGGTCGGGCCGCTCTTACCGTCCCCGACCTGCGCGGTGTTCTGTCGGCCGTCACGGCGGGGGCGGGCTTCACGGTGCTGCCCCGCTATCTCTGCCGGGCCGAACTGGCCTCGGGCGCCCTCGTCGCACTGCACGAGCCCGCGGACCCCCCGCTCAACACCGCGTACCTGGTCCAGCGCCCCGGCTCCACCGCCAACCCCGATGTCGCCCGCGTCCGTGACCACCTGGTGCGAGCCGCCCGCGCCTGGTGA
- a CDS encoding ABC transporter ATP-binding protein: protein MTETLPETVRSPQPGPVLSVRDLSVSFRSDTRTVHAVDGVSYDLAPGEVLAVVGESGCGKSVTSMATMGLLPPTARVGGSIRLGGRELVGAPERELQRIRGKDIAMIFQEPMTSLNPVLTIGRQIGEVLRRHQGLSKREAKARAVDLLELVGIPAPSRRVDEYPHQLSGGMRQRVMIAIAVACDPSVLIADEPTTALDVTVQAGILEVLQSLRERLGTAIVLVTHDLGVVADAADRVLVMYAGRAVEQAPVHDLFSSGRHPYTRGLLGAVLRPGGEGKRRLPEIPGLVPSLDSQPDACTFTPRCARADATCTGGRPGFRAVGPQAGTDAAHRTACWHPYAAGEATTTTLDAGGVTAAEAAGEVTVTGAAGAATAAEAAGAVTAAHDARPDQEAGK from the coding sequence ATGACCGAGACCCTTCCCGAGACCGTACGGAGCCCACAGCCCGGACCCGTCCTGAGCGTGCGCGACCTCTCGGTCTCCTTCCGCTCCGACACCCGCACCGTGCACGCCGTCGACGGGGTCTCCTACGACCTCGCACCCGGTGAAGTCCTCGCCGTGGTGGGGGAGTCGGGCTGCGGCAAGTCCGTCACCTCGATGGCGACCATGGGACTGCTCCCGCCCACCGCCCGCGTCGGCGGATCGATCAGGCTCGGCGGGCGCGAACTGGTCGGCGCACCGGAGAGGGAACTCCAGAGGATCCGCGGCAAGGACATCGCGATGATCTTCCAGGAACCGATGACCTCGCTGAACCCGGTCCTCACCATCGGCCGGCAGATCGGCGAAGTGCTGCGCCGGCACCAGGGACTGAGCAAGAGGGAGGCCAAGGCGCGCGCCGTGGACCTCCTCGAACTGGTCGGCATCCCCGCCCCGTCCCGCCGCGTCGACGAATACCCGCACCAGCTGTCCGGCGGCATGCGCCAGCGCGTCATGATCGCCATCGCCGTGGCCTGCGACCCGTCCGTCCTCATCGCCGACGAGCCGACGACCGCGCTCGACGTCACGGTGCAGGCGGGCATCCTCGAAGTCCTCCAGTCACTGCGCGAACGCCTCGGCACCGCCATCGTCCTGGTCACCCACGACCTCGGTGTCGTCGCCGACGCCGCCGACCGGGTGCTCGTGATGTACGCGGGCCGCGCCGTCGAACAGGCCCCGGTCCACGACCTGTTCTCCTCCGGCCGCCACCCCTACACCCGCGGCCTGCTCGGCGCCGTGCTCCGGCCCGGCGGCGAGGGCAAACGCCGGCTCCCCGAGATCCCCGGCCTCGTGCCGAGCCTCGACAGCCAGCCCGACGCCTGCACCTTCACCCCGCGCTGTGCCCGCGCCGACGCCACGTGCACCGGGGGCCGCCCCGGCTTCCGGGCCGTCGGCCCACAGGCCGGAACGGACGCCGCGCACCGGACGGCCTGCTGGCACCCGTACGCCGCGGGCGAGGCGACCACCACCACTCTCGACGCCGGTGGAGTGACTGCCGCCGAGGCCGCGGGTGAGGTAACCGTCACCGGGGCCGCGGGAGCGGCGACCGCCGCCGAAGCTGCGGGTGCCGTGACCGCCGCCCATGACGCGCGACCCGACCAGGAGGCCGGAAAGTGA
- a CDS encoding type 1 glutamine amidotransferase domain-containing protein, producing MAKILFVVTGADHWTLADGTKHPTGFWAEEAVAPYEAFKAAGHEVVVATPGGVVPTVDRGSLAPEVNGGQEGADRVAAGLDAFTELRRPIALEGVDLDAYDAVFYPGGHGPMEDLAVNADSGRLLTEALASGKPLGVVCHAPAALLAATGSDGVNAFAGYRLTGFTNAEERQAGLADKAKWLLQDRLVEIGADFQESEPWAPFVIVDRNLLTGQNPASSAPLAAELVKKLAA from the coding sequence ATGGCAAAGATCCTTTTCGTGGTGACCGGTGCCGACCACTGGACACTGGCCGACGGAACCAAGCACCCGACCGGCTTCTGGGCCGAGGAAGCCGTCGCTCCGTACGAGGCCTTCAAGGCCGCCGGCCACGAGGTCGTCGTCGCCACCCCCGGCGGGGTCGTCCCGACCGTGGACCGGGGCAGCCTCGCCCCTGAGGTCAATGGCGGCCAGGAGGGGGCCGACCGCGTCGCCGCGGGACTCGACGCGTTCACCGAGCTGCGCAGGCCGATCGCACTGGAGGGTGTGGACCTCGACGCGTACGACGCCGTCTTCTACCCCGGCGGTCACGGGCCCATGGAGGACCTCGCGGTCAACGCCGACTCCGGGAGGCTGCTCACCGAGGCCCTGGCATCCGGCAAGCCGCTCGGTGTCGTCTGCCACGCACCGGCCGCGCTGCTCGCCGCCACCGGGTCCGACGGCGTCAACGCGTTCGCCGGATACCGGCTCACCGGCTTCACCAACGCCGAGGAGCGCCAGGCCGGTCTGGCCGACAAGGCCAAGTGGCTGCTCCAGGACCGCCTCGTGGAGATCGGCGCCGACTTCCAGGAGAGCGAGCCGTGGGCCCCGTTCGTCATCGTCGACCGCAACCTGCTCACGGGACAGAACCCGGCGTCCTCCGCTCCGCTGGCCGCCGAGCTGGTCAAGAAGCTGGCAGCCTGA
- a CDS encoding electron transfer flavoprotein subunit alpha/FixB family protein — protein sequence MAEVLVYVDHVDGAVRKPTLELLTLARRLGDPVAVAVGAGARETAGVLGSHGAVRVLAVEGPEFAEYLVVPKVDALRAAFDAVSPVAVLLPSSAETKEIAARLAVRTGSGIITDAVDVEAGESGPVATQSAFAASFTTRSRVVRGVAVITVKPNSAPVEPAGAAGALEDLAVVFSGTENAARVVSRTPRESTGRPELTEAAIVVSGGRGVNGAENFPLIEALADSLGAAVGASRAAVDAGWYPHSSQVGQTGKSVSPQLYIASGISGAIQHRAGMQTSKTIVAINKDAEAPIFDLVDYGVVGDLFDVVPQLTEEINTRKS from the coding sequence ATGGCTGAAGTTCTTGTCTATGTCGATCATGTGGACGGTGCCGTCCGCAAGCCCACGCTGGAGCTGCTGACGCTGGCGCGGCGTCTGGGTGATCCGGTGGCTGTCGCGGTGGGTGCCGGTGCGCGGGAGACGGCCGGTGTGCTGGGTTCGCACGGTGCGGTGCGGGTGCTGGCGGTGGAGGGGCCGGAGTTCGCGGAGTATCTGGTGGTGCCGAAGGTCGATGCGCTGCGGGCGGCGTTCGACGCGGTGTCGCCGGTCGCGGTGCTGCTTCCGTCGTCGGCGGAGACGAAGGAGATCGCGGCGCGTCTGGCGGTGCGGACGGGTTCGGGGATCATCACGGACGCGGTGGATGTGGAGGCGGGTGAGTCGGGTCCCGTCGCGACGCAGTCCGCGTTCGCGGCGTCGTTCACGACGCGGTCGCGGGTGGTGCGGGGTGTCGCGGTGATCACGGTGAAGCCGAACTCGGCGCCGGTGGAGCCGGCCGGGGCCGCGGGTGCCCTGGAGGATCTCGCGGTGGTGTTCTCGGGTACGGAGAACGCGGCGCGGGTCGTGTCGCGTACGCCGCGTGAGTCGACGGGCCGTCCGGAGCTGACCGAGGCCGCGATCGTGGTGTCGGGCGGGCGCGGGGTCAACGGTGCGGAGAACTTCCCGCTGATCGAGGCGCTCGCGGACTCCCTGGGCGCGGCGGTCGGTGCCTCGCGTGCCGCGGTCGACGCCGGGTGGTATCCGCACTCCAGCCAGGTCGGGCAGACCGGCAAGTCGGTCTCCCCTCAGCTGTACATCGCGTCCGGGATCTCCGGCGCGATCCAGCACCGGGCCGGGATGCAGACGTCCAAGACGATCGTCGCGATCAACAAGGACGCCGAGGCCCCGATCTTCGACCTCGTCGACTACGGCGTCGTCGGCGACCTCTTCGACGTCGTCCCCCAGCTCACCGAAGAGATCAACACCCGCAAGAGCTGA
- a CDS encoding electron transfer flavoprotein subunit beta/FixA family protein translates to MSLRIVVCVKYVPDATGDRRFADDLTVDREDVDGLLSELDEYAVEQALRIADGVDGAEVTVLTVGPEDAKDALRKALSMGADKAVHVEDEGLHGSDAMGTSLVLAKAVGGAGFDLVICGMASTDGTMGVLPALLAERLGVAQVSLLSEVSVAGGVVTGRRDGDTASEVLEASLPAVVSVTDQSGEARYPSFKGIMAAKKKPVESLDLDDLGIDAGEVGLAGAWTVVDAVAERPARTAGTIVKDEGEGGRRLAEFLAGQKFI, encoded by the coding sequence GTGAGCTTGAGGATCGTTGTCTGTGTGAAGTATGTGCCCGACGCGACCGGTGACCGGCGTTTCGCCGATGACCTGACGGTGGACCGTGAGGATGTCGATGGTCTGTTGTCGGAGCTGGACGAGTATGCGGTCGAGCAGGCGTTGCGGATCGCGGACGGGGTGGACGGGGCTGAGGTGACCGTGCTGACGGTGGGTCCCGAGGACGCGAAGGACGCGTTGCGCAAGGCGTTGTCGATGGGTGCGGACAAGGCTGTGCATGTGGAGGACGAGGGTCTGCACGGTTCGGATGCGATGGGGACGTCGCTGGTGCTGGCGAAGGCGGTCGGGGGTGCCGGGTTCGATCTGGTGATCTGTGGGATGGCGTCGACGGACGGCACGATGGGTGTGCTGCCGGCGTTGCTCGCGGAGCGGCTGGGGGTGGCTCAGGTGTCGTTGCTGTCGGAGGTGTCGGTGGCCGGTGGTGTGGTGACGGGGCGGCGGGACGGTGACACGGCCAGTGAGGTGCTGGAGGCGTCGTTGCCGGCGGTGGTGTCGGTGACGGACCAGTCGGGCGAGGCGCGGTATCCGTCGTTCAAGGGGATCATGGCGGCGAAGAAGAAGCCGGTCGAGTCGCTGGATCTGGATGATCTGGGGATCGATGCGGGTGAGGTCGGTCTGGCGGGTGCGTGGACGGTGGTGGACGCGGTGGCCGAGCGTCCGGCGCGTACGGCGGGCACGATCGTGAAGGACGAGGGCGAGGGCGGCAGGCGGCTGGCCGAGTTCCTCGCGGGCCAGAAGTTCATCTGA
- a CDS encoding Zn-ribbon domain-containing OB-fold protein — MGTVRSAHEECGLSYHRCRWCGTASFRRLLCPVCASSDLEPERGTGHGVVVRSAVVHRYTEAARNESLVRFSEGFVFRCRVVGVAPHLVAAGARVRPVAGVDPDEGDVVFELCEPPVLNAWT, encoded by the coding sequence ATTGGCACCGTCCGGAGCGCGCACGAAGAGTGCGGCCTCTCCTACCACCGCTGCCGCTGGTGCGGCACCGCCTCCTTCCGGCGGCTGCTGTGCCCGGTGTGCGCGTCGAGCGATCTGGAGCCCGAACGCGGCACCGGACACGGGGTCGTCGTACGGAGCGCGGTGGTGCACCGCTACACGGAAGCGGCGCGCAACGAGTCCCTCGTGCGGTTCTCCGAAGGGTTCGTGTTCCGCTGCCGTGTCGTGGGCGTCGCTCCGCACCTGGTGGCGGCCGGTGCGCGGGTGCGGCCCGTGGCCGGAGTCGACCCGGACGAGGGCGACGTGGTCTTCGAGCTCTGTGAACCGCCCGTCCTCAACGCCTGGACCTGA
- a CDS encoding ABC transporter permease, whose amino-acid sequence MTKYLLTRLRQSLITLFLVSIVVFAGIRALPGDPALALAGEERSPEALAAIRESYGLNDNVVVQYGRFIGHALTGDLGTSSRTGLPVADAIAQALPVTLELAALSLLLAIVVGIGAGVVAAVRRGKPEEWVANAIALIGLSIPTFWLGIVLVLGFAIAVPVFAASGYVPFGTDPIDNLRRMVLPAIVLGSGLAAVVMRQTRAAMLDSLSADYVRTARAKGLSRRSVIGGHALRNSLVTVVTVLGLQLGHLISGAVVTEQIFVLPGFGKLTIDAVFTRDYATLQAVVLCTSAAYILINLLVDVVYSVIDPRIRLGGAR is encoded by the coding sequence ATGACGAAATACCTGCTGACGCGCCTGCGGCAGTCCCTCATCACCCTCTTCCTCGTCAGCATCGTGGTCTTCGCCGGAATCCGGGCGCTGCCCGGCGACCCGGCGCTCGCCCTGGCCGGGGAGGAGCGCAGCCCCGAGGCGCTCGCCGCGATCCGCGAGAGCTACGGACTGAACGACAACGTCGTGGTCCAGTACGGACGGTTCATCGGCCACGCCCTCACCGGAGACCTCGGCACCTCCTCCCGTACCGGACTCCCGGTCGCCGACGCCATCGCACAGGCCCTGCCCGTCACCCTGGAACTGGCCGCGCTCTCCCTGCTCCTGGCCATCGTCGTCGGCATCGGCGCCGGAGTCGTCGCCGCCGTACGGCGCGGGAAGCCGGAGGAGTGGGTCGCCAACGCCATCGCGCTGATCGGCCTCTCCATCCCGACCTTCTGGCTCGGCATCGTGCTCGTCCTCGGATTCGCCATCGCCGTCCCCGTGTTCGCCGCTTCGGGATACGTCCCCTTCGGCACCGATCCGATCGACAACCTGCGCCGCATGGTGCTGCCCGCGATCGTGCTCGGCTCAGGGCTCGCCGCGGTCGTGATGCGGCAGACCCGCGCCGCGATGCTCGACTCGCTCTCCGCCGACTACGTCCGCACCGCCCGCGCCAAGGGTCTGTCCAGGCGCTCCGTCATCGGCGGACACGCGCTGCGCAACTCGCTCGTCACCGTGGTGACCGTGCTCGGCCTCCAGCTCGGCCATCTGATCTCCGGCGCCGTCGTCACCGAGCAGATCTTCGTCCTGCCCGGCTTCGGCAAGCTCACCATCGACGCCGTCTTCACCCGTGACTACGCGACGCTCCAGGCCGTGGTGCTCTGCACCTCCGCCGCGTACATCCTCATCAATCTGCTGGTCGACGTGGTCTATTCGGTCATCGACCCGCGCATCCGGCTCGGAGGTGCCCGGTGA